CTTAAAGAACAACGACGTATTACAATTTACACTCCTCCCGGTTATGAAAGCAGTAACGAGACCTATCCTGTATTCTATCTCCTTCATGGTTCAGGAGGTGATGAAGAGGCATGGATTGCTTTAGGTCGCTCCGCACAAATTATGGATAACCTGATTGCTCAGGGTAAGGCTAAACCTATGATTGTGGTAATGCCCAACGGACATACCCAGAATGCTTCTGCACCAGGCGAATCAAGTCGCGAGTACCACCCCGCGATGGGAGGGGGACCTCGTGAAGCTGTGGCTACAATGGAAGATAGTTTTGGAGATATAATCAACTTTGTTGAGAGCAATTACAGAGTTAAAAAGGATAAAGCCAACCGCGCTATAGCAGGGTTGTCTATGGGAGGAAGACACTCAGCAGCAATCTCTGCCCAGTATGAGAACACCTTCGATTATATTGGAGTATTTTCAGCTCCTCCAATTTCGGCAGTGAGGATTGCAGATGAAGCAGAGAGAGCAAAAGCCGTGGATGAGTTTGTAAAGAAGCTTGAAGTACAGCAGAAAAATGGTTTCAAGCTCTACTGGATAGCATGTGGAAACAGCGACTTTGTATATCAGGAGCTCCCATTCTGTTTTAAAAAAATGGATGAGATAGGATTTAAATATACTTACAGAGAAAGTGATGGAGGCCATATATGGAGAAACTGGCGTATCTACCTCACTGAGTTTGCTCCGATGCTGTTTAAATAGATCAATTTCTAATTTACATATCTGTTTTTAAATGCCGTATGACAATTATTTCATACGGCATTTTTGTGGTAAACAGATATAATTAACCGATATAAAATAAGCATATTAACCATAAGCACTGTTCCTAAT
This portion of the Lascolabacillus massiliensis genome encodes:
- a CDS encoding esterase gives rise to the protein MRNITTFLIALLICASCYAQQALWGGETIISPEIHDDNSVTFRLNAPNAERVEITGDFLPPLKIETPRGISEAPGRAELVINEKGIWEYKTEGPLPSELYSYAFYVDGFRTLDPANVFMIRDVATVTSQFIIGDGHADYYIVKDVPHGSVTRRWYDSPTLKEQRRITIYTPPGYESSNETYPVFYLLHGSGGDEEAWIALGRSAQIMDNLIAQGKAKPMIVVMPNGHTQNASAPGESSREYHPAMGGGPREAVATMEDSFGDIINFVESNYRVKKDKANRAIAGLSMGGRHSAAISAQYENTFDYIGVFSAPPISAVRIADEAERAKAVDEFVKKLEVQQKNGFKLYWIACGNSDFVYQELPFCFKKMDEIGFKYTYRESDGGHIWRNWRIYLTEFAPMLFK